The following coding sequences lie in one Hippoglossus hippoglossus isolate fHipHip1 chromosome 14, fHipHip1.pri, whole genome shotgun sequence genomic window:
- the abhd11 gene encoding protein ABHD11, translated as MSALCRLIQRALPGGGAGRRLFPGQQQHLCGAALTVRTASSSSPVNLTYDVFDGKGESTPLVFLHGLFGSKSNFHSIAKSLVQRTGRKVLTVDARNHGNSPHSPVLTYEAMAGDLKHLLAQLHIERCVLIGHSMGGKTAMTMAITQPGLVERLVVVDISPAQTTTRTNFRYYIQALQKVKISSDIPRSTARRMAEDQLRSLVKEHSVRQFLLTNLVEQNGHYAWRVNLEAISEHLDNIMSFPSFDTVYEGPTLFLGGASSAYISSDDYPEIQRSVPSG; from the exons ATGAGCGCGTTGTGTCGCCTGATCCAGAGAGCGCTGCCTGGCGGCGGAGCAGGGCGCCGGCTCTTccccgggcagcagcagcacctctgCGGGGCTGCTCTCACGGTGCGGACCGCCAGCTCATCCAG CCCAGTCAACTTGACCTACGATGTCTTTGACGGGAAGGGAGAGAGCACTCCCCTGGTGTTTCTTCACGGCCTTTTTGGCAGCAAATCAAACTTCCACTCAATAGCGAAGTCCTTGGTTCAGCGCACGGGCCGAAAG GTGCTGACTGTAGATGCccgtaaccatggcaacagcccTCACAGCCCGGTGCTGACCTATGAGGCGATGGCCGGCGATTTGAAACACCTCCTCGCTCAGCTGCACATCGAGAGGTGCGTCCTCATTGGCCACAGCATGGGAGGGAAGACGGCCATGACGATGGCCATCACACAG CCTGGTTTGGTTGAGCGGCTGGTGGTTGTGGACATCAGTCCAGCCCAGACCACCACACGCACCAACTTCCGTTATTACATCCAGGCCTTGCAGAAGGTGAAGATCTCCAGTGACATTCCACGTTCCACCGCCAGGCGGATGGCTGAGGATCAGCTGCGCAGTTTAGTAAAG GAGCACTCAGTGCGTCAGTTCCTGCTGACTAACCTGGTGGAGCAGAACGGACACTATGCTTGGAGGGTCAACTTGGAAGCCATCTCGGAGCACCTTGATAACATCATGAGTTTCCCCAGCTTCGACACAGTCTATGAGGGACCTACGCTGTTTCTGGGTGGAGCCAGTTCTGCTTATATCAG
- the cldnh gene encoding claudin h — MSMGMEIVGIALGTIGFIIAIVTCALPMWRVTAFIGANIITAQTIWEGLWMTCVIQSTGQMQCKIYDSLLALSADLQASRAMTIISIILGVLGVLISIVGAKCTNCIEDEASKSKVMIISGIFFLLAGLLVLIPVSWTASVIVRNFYNPLLTDPQRREMGASLYIGWAAAVLLLIGGAMLCTSCPPTEKKYKPPRMAYTAPRSTSAGGGYDRKDYV, encoded by the coding sequence ATGTCGATGGGCATGGAGATCGTAGGCATCGCCCTTGGAACAATTGGGTTCATCATTGCCATAGTGACGTGCGCCCTGCCGATGTGGAGAGTGACGGCCTTCATCGGCGCCAACATCATCACGGCTCAGACCATCTGGGAGGGTTTGTGGATGACCTGTGTCATCCAGAGCACCGGCCAGATGCAGTGCAAGATCTACGACTCGCTGCTGGCCCTGTCTGCGGACCTGCAGGCCTCCAGGGCCATGACCATCATCTCCATCATACTCGGGGTGCTGGGGGTCCTGATCTCCATCGTCGGCGCAAAGTGCACAAACTGCATCGAAGACGAGGCGTCCAAGTCCAAAGTGATGATCATCTCTGgaatcttcttcctcctcgccGGCCTTCTGGTCCTCATTCCTGTCTCCTGGACAGCCAGCGTCATCGTCAGGAATTTCTACAACCCCCTGCTGACCGACccacagaggagggagatgggGGCATCTCTCTACATCGGCTGGGCCGCCGCCGTGCTGCTCCTGATTGGCGGGGCGATGCTGTGCACAAGCTGCCCGCCAACAGAGAAGAAGTACAAGCCACCCCGGATGGCGTACACTGCCCCACGCAGCACCAGTGCAGGCGGAGGGTACGACAGGAAAGATTATGTTTGA
- the cldnc gene encoding claudin c, whose amino-acid sequence MMVNFGLEVVGVALAVLGWALSVVSCALPMWRVSAFIGANIVTAQVYWEGLWMSCVFQSTGQMQCKVYDSMLALPQDLQAARALTVVSIIVGVLALLISIVGAKCTNCIEDEVAKSRVMAAAGGSFIAASLAQLVPVSWSAHTIVVEFYSPLILSGQKMEIGAALYLGWASASLLMIGGCILCCSCPPQEEKPMRYSMPPQSRMAYSAAPRSVAQSSFNRKDYV is encoded by the coding sequence ATGATGGTGAATTTTGGACTTGAAGTGGTCGGAGTCGCTCTCGCGGTGCTCGGCTGGGCACTGAGTGTGGTCAGCTGCGCTCTGCCAATGTGGAGGGTGTCTGCTTTCATTGGCGCCAACATCGTCACGGCCCAGGTGTACTGGGAGGGCCTGTGGATGAGCTGCGTGTTCCAGAGCACGGGGCAGATGCAGTGCAAGGTCTACGACTCCATGCTGGCCCTGCCTCAGGACCTGCAGGCGGCCAGGGCGCTCACCGTCGTCTCCATCATCGTGGGCGTGTTGGCCCTCCTCATCTCCATAGTTGGAGCAAAGTGCACCAACTGCATCGAGGACGAGGTTGCTAAATCCAGGGTGATGGCCGCTGCTGGGGGGTCGTTCATCGCAGCATCCCTGGCCCAGCTAGTGCCTGTTTCCTGGTCAGCACACACCATCGTGGTCGAGTTCTACAGTCCGCTCATCCTCTCTGGACAGAAGATGGAGATCGGAGCAGCGCTGTATCTGGGCTGGGCCTCTGCTTCCCTGCTCATGATTGGAGGGTGCATTCTCTGCTGCAGTTGTCCCCCACAGGAAGAGAAACCGATGAGATACAGCATGCCCCCCCAGAGTCGTATGGCATATTCGGCGGCACCAAGGTCGGTGGCTCAGAGCTCCTTCAACAGGAAGGACTATGTGTGA
- the cldnb gene encoding claudin b, translating to MVSAGFQMLGSALGIVGWIGAIVVCAIPMWKVTAFIGSNIVTSQTSWEGIWMSCVHQSTGQMQCKVYDSMLALSSDLQAARALTIIAIVVGILAILLSVAGGQCTNCVDDPSSKAKVGIAAGVMFIAAGVLCLVPVCWTAHTIIRNFYNPLMVSAQKRELGAALYIGWGAAALMLIGGGMLCANCPKKEEGYTAKYKAPRSDVSAPTSGKDYV from the coding sequence ATGGTGTCTGCCGGGTTTCAAATGCTGGGCTCGGCCCTGGGGATCGTGGGCTGGATCGGTGCCATTGTTGTGTGTGCTATTCCCATGTGGAAGGTCACTGCTTTCATTGGCAGCAACATCGTCACTTCGCAGACCAGCTGGGAAGGTATTTGGATGAGCTGTGTGCACCAGAGCACAGGACAGATGCAGTGTAAGGTCTACGACTCCATGCTGGCCCTCAGCTCCGACCTACAGGCTGCCAGGGCCCTGACCATCATCGCCATCGTGGTGGGAATCTTGGCCATCCTGCTCTCTGTCGCTGGGGGGCAATGCACCAACTGTGTGGATGACCCGTCATCCAAGGCCAAGGTGGGCATTGCCGCTGGGGTCATGTTCATTGCAGCTGGGGTCCTCTGCCTCGTCCCTGTGTGCTGGACGGCCCACACCATCATCCGAAACTTCTACAACCCGCTAATGGTCAGCGCCCAGAAGAGAGAGCTGGGTGCTGCGCTCTACATTGGATGGGGGGCAGCCGCCTTGATGCTGATTGGAGGGGGGATGCTGTGCGCCAACTGCCCCAAAAAGGAGGAAGGGTACACTGCAAAGTACAAAGCTCCCAGATCTGATGTCTCAGCACCAACATCCGGAAAAGACTACGTTTGA
- the LOC117774318 gene encoding claudin-4-like, giving the protein MASQGLQLMGVLLAFIGWLGTIITCALPMWRVTAFVGANIVTAQVIWEGLWMTCVVQSTGQMQCKVYDSMLALPQDLQAARAMVIISVIVGIFGVLMAVVGGKCTNCMEDEVAKAKACIVSGVVFIIAAMLIMIPVSWSAHAVIRDFYNPLVIAAQRRELGAGLYIGWGSAGLLLLGGGLLCNNCPPKDGRPYIPAKFAPARTVASNVDYV; this is encoded by the coding sequence ATGGCTTCTCAAGGCCTCCAGCTGATGGGTGTACTGCTGGCCTTCATCGGCTGGCTGGGGACCATCATCACGTGCGCTCTGCCCATGTGGAGAGTCACTGCATTCGTCGGTGCCAACATCGTCACGGCTCAGGTGATCTGGGAAGGCTTGTGGATGACCTGCGTGGTGCAGAGCACGGGCCAGATGCAGTGTAAGGTGTACGACTCCATGCTGGCCCTGCCGCAAGACCTGCAGGCTGCCAGGGCCATGGTGATCATCTCTGTGATCGTCGGCATTTTCGGCGTCCTCATGGCCGTGGTTGGAGGGAAGTGCACAAACTGCATGGAGGACGAGGTGGCCAAAGCCAAAGCCTGCATTGTGTCCGGTGTGGTCTTCATCATAGCCGCCATGCTGATCATGATCCCGGTGTCGTGGTCAGCTCATGCGGTGATCAGGGACTTTTATAACCCGTTGGTGATCGCGGCTCAGAGGAGGGAGCTCGGAGCTGGCCTTTATATCGGCTGGGGCTCtgctgggctgctgctgctgggggggggCCTGCTGTGCAACAACTGCCCCCCAAAAGACGGGAGACCCTACATACCTGCCAAGTTCGCCCCTGCAAGAACCGTAGCTTCAAACGTGGACTATGTGTGA